The Prosthecobacter algae genome includes a region encoding these proteins:
- a CDS encoding twin-arginine translocation signal domain-containing protein, whose translation MDRRDFLKTSTAAALGAQVFTAPAAHSASPSARQPDLIKTENAKPGASYQLTRMRPDGAKSFRSSVIEGYCSRQSAKAGETLEIFVSTAPVARFQIEVFRMGYYDGVGARLMATLGPFEGKTQPVPAMAEQRLRECSWEATTTLTIPADWPSGVYLGRLSTLPAQAEEPYWQSYVIFIVADDRPADILFQCSDNTWQAYNRWPENESLYTDPRAAHAPGVSVSFDRPYGKYVQILDHPLSMGSGEFLLWEYPLCYWLEKEGYDVTYCSNVDNLDAANLKRCKTMISIGHDEYWDLRQYDYVKQAIADGLNVLWLSANDVYMVTPFTPNGQGQPNRRLTRETCFGEFREEEKEAYSKVLGPFEKTGPDERDIIGARTIVPFNGGGDWTCTKPDHWLFAGTGMKQGDSIPGLVGWEFHGEPDLQRPSLEVVAEGNVWAGGTRLGRYAATIFEGPKKNFVFNASTIFWSQGLSTPPGHIIPWSHFSRPHGPDERVQRITRNLLQRSLA comes from the coding sequence ATGGACAGGCGCGACTTTCTCAAAACCAGCACGGCAGCCGCTCTCGGGGCACAGGTTTTTACCGCTCCAGCGGCGCATTCGGCCAGCCCCAGCGCCCGGCAGCCGGACCTCATCAAAACAGAAAATGCCAAACCGGGTGCGAGCTACCAGCTCACCCGCATGCGGCCAGATGGCGCGAAGTCTTTCCGCTCGTCCGTCATTGAGGGCTACTGCTCCCGCCAGTCCGCGAAGGCGGGGGAAACGCTGGAGATCTTCGTCAGCACCGCGCCCGTGGCCCGGTTCCAGATCGAGGTCTTCCGCATGGGTTATTATGATGGCGTGGGCGCCCGGCTCATGGCCACTCTGGGCCCCTTTGAGGGCAAGACCCAGCCCGTACCCGCCATGGCAGAGCAGCGCCTGCGCGAGTGTTCTTGGGAGGCCACCACCACGCTGACCATCCCCGCAGACTGGCCCAGCGGCGTGTATCTGGGCCGTTTGTCCACCCTGCCTGCACAGGCGGAGGAGCCCTACTGGCAGAGCTACGTCATCTTCATCGTCGCGGATGATCGCCCGGCCGACATCCTCTTTCAATGCAGCGACAATACCTGGCAAGCCTACAATCGCTGGCCAGAAAATGAGTCTCTCTATACCGATCCCCGCGCTGCCCACGCCCCCGGTGTCAGTGTGAGCTTTGACCGCCCATATGGGAAGTATGTGCAGATCCTGGATCACCCCTTGAGCATGGGCAGTGGCGAGTTTCTGCTGTGGGAGTACCCGCTGTGCTACTGGCTGGAAAAGGAGGGGTACGATGTCACCTACTGCTCCAACGTGGACAACCTGGACGCCGCTAACCTCAAGCGTTGCAAAACGATGATCAGCATCGGCCACGATGAATACTGGGACCTGCGCCAGTATGACTATGTGAAGCAGGCCATCGCAGACGGGCTGAACGTGCTGTGGCTTTCCGCCAACGACGTGTACATGGTCACCCCCTTCACGCCAAATGGCCAAGGGCAGCCGAATCGCCGACTAACCCGCGAGACCTGCTTTGGCGAATTTCGCGAAGAAGAAAAAGAGGCCTATTCCAAGGTGCTCGGCCCCTTTGAAAAGACCGGTCCAGATGAGCGCGACATCATCGGCGCACGCACCATCGTGCCCTTCAATGGCGGCGGCGACTGGACCTGCACGAAGCCTGACCACTGGCTCTTTGCAGGCACCGGCATGAAGCAGGGCGACAGCATCCCCGGCCTGGTGGGGTGGGAATTTCATGGCGAGCCCGATCTGCAACGCCCCAGCCTGGAGGTGGTGGCCGAGGGCAACGTCTGGGCCGGCGGCACGCGCCTGGGCAGGTACGCAGCAACGATCTTTGAAGGACCAAAGAAGAACTTCGTCTTCAATGCCAGCACCATCTTCTGGAGCCAAGGCCTCAGCACCCCACCCGGCCACATCATTCCCTGGAGCCATTTTTCCCGCCCGCACGGGCCGGATGAGCGCGTGCAGCGCATCACGCGGAATCTGCTGCAGCGCAGCTTGGCGTGA
- the gcvP gene encoding aminomethyl-transferring glycine dehydrogenase: MPTPFSSRHIGPSAAETAAMLESLGYETLDALVDQVVPEAIRQRSALNLPEALSEEDALRRLKQLMGRNKVVRSFIGLGYHDTFTPPVIQRNILENPGWYTAYTPYQPEISQGRLEALINFQTMITDLTGLDVAGASLLDEGTACAEALTLAAAQVAGANRVLVSDQCHPHNIEVVRTRMLALGIEVQVADVATWQPDGTKGLAAVLVQYPDTQGVIHDFEALAKQVHEAGALLVASADLLALTVLRPPGEFGADICVGNSQRFGVPLGFGGPHAAFMAVKDALKRRMPGRLIGVSKDAAGNPAYRLSLQTREQHIRREKATSNICTAQVLLAVMASMYAVYHGPEGLKKIALRTHGAAVWLARELMQAHLEITSDDFFDTLTVKVRSADDVLRTGLLFGVNLRKLDAQHVTVALDERVREEELQAILKAFGISKAQHPLHLNDAADLNCSGVFHRQSAYLTHPVFSRYHSETEMMRYLHRLESKDIALNRSMIPLGSCTMKLNAAAEMMPLSWSEVGGLHPFAPHDQSEGYRAMFTELENWLAECTGFDATSLQPNAGSQGEYAGLLAIKRFHEARGEGHRDVCLIPTSAHGTNPASAVMCAFKVVPVTCDEQGNISLEDLKTKLAAHPDKVAALMVTYPSTHGVFEESIVEICKLVHEHGGQVYMDGANMNAQVGLTSPGKIGADVCHLNLHKTFCIPHGGGGPGVGPICVAAHLKPYLPGHLTWEQQREGAVCSAPWGSASICTISWMYIAMMGPELTEATKYAILNANYVAKKLAPCFPTLYKGSHGLVAHECILDFRHFHKVTVEDVAKRLMDFGYHAPTMSWPVGGTLMIEPTESESQAELDRFCSAMQCIHGEIVGVENGTFHPTDNTLKAAPHTAAFMLKNDWPHAYTREVAAFPLPWVKEAKYWPPVARVDNVYGDRNLICSCISVEDAAQ, translated from the coding sequence ATGCCCACGCCCTTCTCCTCCCGTCACATTGGACCTTCGGCTGCTGAAACAGCGGCCATGTTGGAATCGCTCGGTTACGAAACGCTGGATGCCCTGGTGGATCAGGTGGTGCCGGAGGCCATCCGGCAGCGGTCGGCGCTGAATCTGCCCGAGGCTCTCAGCGAAGAAGATGCGCTGCGTCGGCTGAAGCAACTCATGGGACGGAACAAGGTGGTGCGCTCCTTCATCGGCCTGGGTTATCACGATACCTTCACACCGCCAGTCATTCAGCGAAACATCCTGGAAAACCCAGGCTGGTACACGGCCTACACGCCGTACCAGCCAGAGATCAGTCAAGGTCGCCTGGAGGCGCTGATCAATTTCCAAACGATGATCACGGACCTCACGGGGCTGGATGTGGCTGGGGCTTCGCTGCTGGATGAAGGCACGGCCTGTGCCGAGGCATTAACACTGGCGGCGGCGCAGGTGGCCGGGGCAAATCGAGTGCTGGTCTCGGATCAATGTCACCCGCATAACATTGAAGTGGTGCGCACACGCATGCTGGCGCTGGGCATCGAGGTGCAGGTGGCGGATGTGGCCACGTGGCAGCCCGATGGCACGAAGGGTCTAGCGGCGGTGCTGGTGCAGTACCCGGATACCCAGGGGGTGATCCATGACTTTGAAGCCCTGGCCAAACAGGTGCATGAGGCAGGTGCCTTGCTGGTGGCCTCGGCAGATCTGCTGGCGCTGACGGTGCTGCGGCCGCCGGGGGAGTTTGGCGCAGACATCTGCGTGGGCAATAGCCAGCGCTTTGGCGTGCCGCTGGGTTTTGGCGGGCCTCATGCAGCCTTCATGGCGGTGAAGGATGCGCTGAAACGGCGCATGCCGGGTCGCCTCATCGGCGTGTCTAAAGATGCAGCGGGCAATCCCGCCTACCGACTTTCATTGCAGACGCGGGAGCAGCACATCCGCCGGGAAAAGGCGACGAGCAACATCTGCACGGCACAGGTCCTGCTGGCGGTGATGGCCTCCATGTATGCAGTGTATCACGGGCCGGAGGGGCTAAAAAAGATCGCCCTGCGCACGCATGGCGCAGCGGTGTGGCTGGCGCGGGAGCTGATGCAGGCGCACCTGGAGATCACCAGCGATGACTTCTTTGACACGCTGACGGTGAAGGTGCGCAGTGCGGATGATGTGCTGCGGACGGGCCTGCTCTTTGGCGTGAATCTGCGCAAGCTGGATGCCCAGCACGTGACCGTGGCGCTGGATGAACGCGTGCGTGAAGAGGAGCTGCAGGCCATCCTGAAGGCCTTCGGCATCAGCAAGGCCCAGCACCCGCTGCACCTGAATGATGCGGCGGATTTGAACTGCTCCGGCGTCTTTCATCGGCAGTCGGCCTACCTCACGCATCCGGTCTTCAGCCGTTATCATTCGGAGACGGAGATGATGCGCTACCTGCACCGGCTGGAGAGCAAGGACATCGCACTGAACCGCAGCATGATTCCCCTGGGCTCCTGCACCATGAAGCTGAACGCGGCGGCGGAAATGATGCCGCTGAGCTGGAGCGAGGTGGGTGGGCTGCACCCCTTTGCCCCACACGATCAAAGCGAAGGCTACCGCGCGATGTTCACGGAGTTGGAAAATTGGTTAGCCGAATGCACCGGTTTTGATGCCACCTCTTTGCAGCCGAATGCGGGCTCTCAGGGTGAATACGCGGGCCTGCTGGCCATCAAACGATTTCACGAAGCTCGGGGCGAAGGTCATCGGGATGTGTGCCTCATCCCCACCAGTGCCCATGGGACAAATCCCGCCAGCGCGGTGATGTGTGCTTTTAAAGTGGTGCCTGTCACCTGCGATGAGCAGGGCAATATCTCGCTGGAAGATCTGAAGACCAAACTGGCAGCGCACCCGGACAAGGTGGCCGCGCTGATGGTGACGTATCCTTCCACCCATGGCGTCTTTGAAGAAAGCATCGTGGAGATCTGCAAGCTGGTGCATGAGCACGGCGGGCAGGTGTACATGGATGGGGCCAACATGAATGCCCAGGTGGGCCTGACCTCCCCGGGCAAGATCGGCGCGGATGTCTGCCACCTGAATCTGCACAAGACCTTTTGTATCCCGCATGGCGGCGGTGGCCCCGGCGTGGGCCCCATCTGCGTGGCGGCTCATTTGAAGCCCTACCTCCCCGGTCACCTCACGTGGGAGCAGCAGCGGGAAGGGGCGGTGTGCTCCGCCCCCTGGGGCAGCGCCAGCATCTGCACCATCTCCTGGATGTATATCGCCATGATGGGCCCGGAGCTGACTGAAGCGACGAAGTACGCCATCCTCAATGCCAACTACGTGGCGAAGAAACTGGCCCCCTGTTTCCCCACGCTTTACAAAGGCAGCCACGGTCTGGTGGCGCACGAGTGCATCCTGGACTTTCGCCACTTTCACAAGGTGACGGTGGAAGATGTGGCCAAGCGGTTGATGGACTTTGGCTACCACGCGCCAACGATGAGTTGGCCTGTGGGCGGCACGCTGATGATCGAGCCGACCGAGAGCGAGAGCCAGGCCGAGCTGGATCGCTTTTGCAGCGCTATGCAGTGCATCCACGGCGAGATCGTGGGCGTGGAAAACGGCACCTTCCATCCGACCGACAACACGCTGAAGGCCGCCCCGCACACGGCCGCCTTCATGCTGAAAAATGACTGGCCGCATGCCTACACCCGCGAGGTGGCAGCCTTTCCCCTACCCTGGGTCAAGGAGGCCAAATACTGGCCCCCCGTGGCCCGCGTGGACAATGTCTATGGCGACCGCAATCTGATCTGCTCCTGCATCAGTGTGGAAGACGCGGCCCAGTAA
- a CDS encoding sulfatase, with protein sequence MRFLFLSLFVAASLQAAGPNVLFIMTDDYRPELASYGSPAITPNLDRLAKRSVQFQRAYCQQAVCNPSRSSMLTGRRPDTLKLWNNGTHFREQNPDVTTLPLWFKEHGYTTRCVGKIFHNWHTEAKGDRRSWSADEFLHYANHGHDTPQVSGKLPPNQITAPSLRDYNQVPLCECRDVPDEAYFDGRVAAEAVKVLAEVIDQPFFLAVGFWKPHAPFNAPKKYWDLYDRSKLPPLNPNRPDGAPELAFHQSTEVLGPVKEQVQPSAEQIAEIRHGYFANISYLDAQLGKVLDALEKSGKADQTIITFVGDHGYHLGEHSLWGKTSNFEYDARVPFMIARADGKNAGTRTESLAELVDLFPTLVEMCGLPMPKGLDGDSLAAVVEDPTQAIKAAAFTQHPRPAYFDREPDKRPKAMGYSVRTADVRYTEWRDWLTGDVVAKELYDHRNDPSELKNRADDSGLPETQNQAAKLLRAEFPPVKH encoded by the coding sequence ATGCGTTTCTTGTTTTTGTCCTTGTTCGTCGCGGCCTCCCTCCAGGCTGCGGGTCCGAATGTGCTGTTCATCATGACGGATGATTACCGTCCTGAACTGGCCAGCTATGGTTCCCCGGCCATCACACCGAACCTGGACCGACTGGCGAAGCGGAGCGTGCAGTTTCAGCGGGCCTACTGCCAGCAGGCGGTGTGCAATCCCTCCCGCTCCTCCATGCTCACGGGTCGTCGGCCAGATACCTTGAAGCTGTGGAATAACGGCACGCATTTCCGGGAGCAAAATCCGGACGTCACCACACTGCCGCTATGGTTTAAGGAGCACGGCTACACGACTCGCTGCGTGGGCAAGATCTTTCACAACTGGCATACGGAGGCCAAAGGGGATCGACGATCCTGGAGTGCGGATGAGTTTCTGCACTATGCCAACCATGGCCATGACACCCCCCAAGTGAGCGGCAAGCTGCCGCCGAATCAGATCACGGCCCCGAGCCTGCGCGACTATAACCAGGTGCCACTGTGCGAATGCCGGGATGTGCCGGATGAAGCCTACTTTGACGGACGTGTGGCGGCGGAGGCGGTGAAGGTTTTAGCAGAGGTCATAGACCAGCCGTTTTTCCTCGCCGTGGGTTTTTGGAAACCACATGCCCCATTCAATGCGCCAAAAAAATACTGGGACCTCTATGATCGTAGCAAGCTGCCACCCCTGAATCCCAACCGTCCCGATGGAGCCCCCGAGCTGGCCTTTCACCAGAGCACAGAGGTGCTGGGCCCCGTGAAAGAACAAGTGCAGCCGAGCGCCGAGCAGATCGCCGAAATACGGCACGGCTACTTTGCCAACATCAGCTACCTGGATGCCCAGCTAGGTAAGGTGCTGGATGCTCTGGAAAAGAGCGGCAAGGCGGACCAGACGATCATCACCTTCGTGGGAGATCATGGCTATCACCTGGGTGAACACAGCCTGTGGGGGAAAACGTCTAACTTTGAGTATGACGCGCGTGTCCCCTTCATGATCGCACGTGCAGACGGCAAAAACGCGGGCACACGAACCGAATCCCTGGCAGAGCTGGTGGATCTCTTTCCCACCCTGGTGGAGATGTGCGGGCTGCCTATGCCGAAAGGTCTGGATGGAGATAGTCTGGCTGCCGTGGTGGAGGATCCGACCCAGGCCATCAAAGCCGCTGCCTTCACCCAGCATCCACGCCCCGCCTACTTTGATCGCGAACCTGACAAACGCCCCAAAGCCATGGGCTACAGCGTGCGTACAGCGGATGTGCGCTACACCGAGTGGCGGGACTGGCTGACGGGAGATGTGGTGGCCAAAGAACTCTACGATCACCGAAACGATCCTTCAGAACTGAAGAACCGCGCCGATGACAGCGGGCTGCCTGAAACACAAAACCAGGCAGCGAAACTGCTGCGGGCCGAGTTTCCCCCAGTGAAACATTGA
- a CDS encoding TonB-dependent receptor produces MKLSLSLLVLGALMCPSLLAQTTAPGASLPEVVVTASSQPESLTVPSVATVKKELSIIPGGVGVVDAEEYKRGRATTLKDALDYSPGVFVQPRFGAEESRISIRGSGIQRTFHGRGIKLMQDGAPLNLADGGFDMQAIEPLSARYVEVFRGANALQYGSTTLGGAINFVSMTGYEASPLQMRFEAGSFDSFRAQVSSGGVFGSADYYASVTHSSSDGFRDWSRQSNQRFFANVGYRISDDIETRFYLTYVQTDSQLPGSLTKAQMESRPDQANAGSVLQKQKRDFELLRVANKTTFRDGDETLTVSSFWSWKDLDHPIFQVIDQVSNDFGVDVRYDSLADLAGHRNHFTLGLGAMYGITQDNRFQNLLGERGLRTAENQLQSTNVDLYIQDTFYMTDSVAIILGAQGSYANRDFDEQRVFGANNTDRQDYWGFSPKLGVLWEVNPETQMFFNVSRSFEPPSFGELTAAGAAPGLVELDAQRGTTVEIGTRGRAGRAAWDVAWYYAWLDNELLSLGIPGVSATQTVNAGRTIHHGVEAQVDYDLLRGLFAPWQEATLGSGKQAATEAVKGDRLFLRQVYLFSDFHFDGDGEFGNNELPGMPRHYYRAELLYEHPCGFYAGPNVEWVPQSYFVDLANSQKADGYALLGFKLGYRTPKGFSFFIEGKNLTDETYAATTGVLKTANAGSAVYFPGDGRAVYAGVEWKW; encoded by the coding sequence GTGAAATTATCCCTGTCTTTGCTCGTCCTGGGCGCGTTGATGTGCCCGTCCCTTTTAGCTCAAACCACGGCCCCTGGGGCCAGTCTTCCTGAGGTCGTCGTCACGGCCTCTTCCCAGCCCGAATCTCTCACCGTGCCTAGCGTGGCAACGGTGAAAAAGGAACTCTCCATCATCCCCGGCGGCGTCGGCGTCGTGGATGCTGAGGAATACAAGCGCGGGCGTGCCACCACGCTGAAGGATGCCCTGGATTACTCTCCCGGCGTCTTCGTCCAGCCCCGTTTCGGGGCTGAAGAATCGCGCATCTCCATCCGTGGCTCCGGCATCCAGCGCACCTTCCATGGCCGTGGCATCAAGCTCATGCAGGACGGCGCTCCGCTGAACCTCGCCGATGGCGGTTTTGACATGCAGGCCATTGAGCCTCTTTCGGCGCGTTATGTCGAGGTGTTTCGCGGGGCCAATGCCTTGCAATACGGTTCTACCACCCTCGGCGGCGCGATCAACTTTGTCTCCATGACAGGGTATGAGGCCTCGCCTTTGCAGATGCGCTTTGAGGCGGGGAGTTTTGATTCCTTCCGCGCTCAGGTGAGCTCGGGCGGCGTTTTCGGCTCGGCGGATTATTATGCCAGTGTCACGCACTCTTCCTCGGATGGATTCCGTGACTGGAGCCGACAGAGCAACCAGCGTTTCTTCGCGAATGTCGGTTACAGGATCAGCGACGACATCGAGACCCGCTTCTACCTCACGTATGTGCAGACGGATTCGCAATTGCCCGGCAGCCTGACCAAGGCACAGATGGAAAGCCGCCCGGATCAAGCGAATGCGGGCAGTGTGCTACAGAAACAGAAGCGTGACTTTGAGCTGTTGCGGGTGGCGAACAAGACGACCTTTCGCGATGGCGATGAAACGCTGACGGTGAGCAGCTTTTGGTCTTGGAAAGATCTGGATCACCCGATCTTCCAGGTCATTGATCAGGTCTCCAACGACTTTGGCGTGGACGTGCGCTATGATTCGCTGGCAGATCTGGCTGGGCATCGCAACCACTTCACCCTTGGGCTGGGGGCTATGTATGGCATCACCCAGGATAATCGATTCCAAAACTTGTTAGGCGAGCGTGGTCTCCGCACGGCTGAGAACCAGCTCCAGTCCACGAACGTGGACCTGTACATTCAGGACACGTTTTACATGACGGACTCTGTCGCCATCATCCTAGGTGCACAGGGCAGCTATGCGAACCGCGACTTTGACGAGCAGCGTGTCTTTGGTGCAAACAACACAGACCGCCAGGACTACTGGGGCTTCAGCCCCAAATTGGGCGTGCTCTGGGAGGTCAATCCAGAGACGCAGATGTTCTTCAATGTCAGCCGCAGTTTCGAGCCGCCTTCGTTCGGTGAGCTGACAGCAGCAGGCGCAGCCCCGGGCCTGGTGGAGTTGGATGCTCAGCGCGGCACCACAGTCGAAATCGGCACACGTGGCCGTGCAGGTCGGGCGGCGTGGGATGTGGCGTGGTATTATGCCTGGCTGGACAATGAACTGCTGTCTCTGGGCATCCCTGGTGTCAGCGCCACGCAAACGGTGAATGCAGGCCGCACGATCCACCACGGGGTGGAGGCGCAGGTGGACTACGACCTGCTGCGCGGGCTGTTCGCGCCCTGGCAGGAGGCGACGCTGGGCAGCGGCAAGCAGGCTGCCACGGAAGCTGTGAAGGGAGATCGGCTCTTTCTTCGCCAGGTGTATCTCTTCAGCGATTTCCACTTTGACGGTGACGGCGAATTTGGGAACAACGAGCTGCCGGGCATGCCCCGCCACTACTACCGCGCCGAGTTGCTGTATGAGCATCCCTGCGGCTTCTATGCCGGGCCGAATGTGGAGTGGGTGCCGCAGAGCTACTTTGTGGATCTGGCCAATTCGCAGAAGGCGGATGGCTACGCCCTGCTTGGTTTCAAGCTGGGCTATCGCACCCCCAAAGGCTTCTCGTTTTTCATTGAGGGCAAAAACCTCACCGATGAGACTTACGCGGCCACCACGGGTGTGCTGAAGACCGCCAATGCTGGCAGCGCCGTCTATTTCCCTGGAGATGGCCGGGCCGTGTATGCGGGTGTGGAGTGGAAGTGGTAA
- a CDS encoding PLP-dependent aminotransferase family protein, whose protein sequence is MSRTPRTDATSTPLYQEVAEKIARLIEEGVLRPGERVSSLRRVSEQHGVSLTTAIQAFIWLEDRGLVEARPKSGFFVRVPRPVLKEPMMARTPRAVSEVTVGALQSRLFEAAMLPRVLALGGAVPSPELLPMVKLNRILASVARRAGKSGVSYDMPPGTEVLRREVAKRVMNSGAMLLPQEVITTCGATEGLMLCLRAVTVPGSVVAVESPTYFGVLHALESLKLRAIEIPTHPRDGMDLEALARVLKTRQVAACLAVPNFSNPLGALMPDANKERLVRMLAERDIPLIEDDVFGELHHGPHRPRLAKGYDEKGLVMLCSSFSKSLAPGYRVGWVAPGRYYEQVKTLKLTSTLATATLPELAIAEFLATGGYDHYLRGARAFYAGNVQRVAQAVAAAFPEGTRVTQPQGGFVLWVEMPPRVDALRLQDEALAREINIAPGPMFSPNQGYRNCIRLSCGVPWSPRLQEALQILGSLAKRHLA, encoded by the coding sequence ATGTCTCGGACTCCTCGCACGGATGCTACCTCCACGCCCCTTTATCAGGAGGTGGCGGAGAAGATCGCACGTCTGATTGAGGAAGGCGTGCTCAGGCCGGGGGAAAGAGTGTCCTCGCTGCGTCGTGTGAGCGAGCAACATGGGGTGAGCCTGACCACCGCCATCCAGGCCTTCATCTGGCTTGAGGATCGCGGCCTCGTGGAGGCCCGGCCCAAGTCCGGCTTTTTTGTGCGGGTGCCTAGGCCTGTGCTGAAGGAACCGATGATGGCGCGCACGCCTCGCGCGGTCAGCGAGGTCACCGTCGGTGCCTTGCAATCGCGCTTGTTTGAGGCCGCGATGCTGCCGCGCGTCTTAGCTCTGGGTGGTGCAGTGCCCAGTCCCGAACTGCTACCCATGGTGAAGCTGAACCGCATCCTCGCCAGCGTCGCACGGCGGGCGGGCAAGAGCGGAGTTTCCTATGACATGCCCCCCGGTACGGAGGTCCTGCGTCGGGAGGTGGCCAAGCGGGTCATGAATTCCGGTGCGATGTTGTTGCCTCAGGAGGTCATTACGACCTGCGGCGCGACGGAGGGCCTCATGCTCTGCCTCCGTGCGGTCACTGTGCCGGGCAGCGTGGTGGCGGTGGAGTCTCCCACGTATTTCGGGGTGTTGCATGCCCTTGAATCCCTCAAGCTCAGGGCCATTGAAATCCCCACCCATCCTCGCGATGGCATGGATCTGGAGGCGCTTGCCCGAGTGCTGAAGACGCGACAGGTCGCCGCCTGCCTCGCCGTGCCCAACTTCAGCAATCCCCTCGGTGCCCTGATGCCGGATGCCAACAAAGAACGTCTGGTGCGGATGCTGGCCGAGCGTGACATCCCCCTGATCGAAGACGATGTGTTTGGCGAACTGCATCACGGCCCTCATCGGCCACGTCTGGCCAAGGGCTACGATGAAAAGGGACTGGTGATGCTCTGCAGTTCCTTTTCCAAATCTCTGGCTCCGGGCTATCGTGTCGGCTGGGTGGCCCCAGGCCGCTATTATGAGCAGGTGAAGACCTTGAAGCTGACGAGCACCCTCGCCACCGCGACTCTCCCGGAACTCGCGATTGCGGAGTTCTTGGCCACGGGTGGGTACGATCATTACCTGCGCGGAGCACGGGCCTTTTATGCAGGCAATGTGCAGCGTGTGGCCCAGGCGGTGGCCGCCGCTTTTCCAGAGGGAACTCGGGTCACCCAGCCTCAGGGCGGCTTTGTGCTGTGGGTGGAGATGCCACCGAGGGTGGATGCCCTTCGCCTACAGGACGAGGCCCTGGCCCGGGAGATCAATATAGCGCCAGGTCCGATGTTTTCGCCTAACCAAGGATACCGAAATTGCATTCGCCTTTCCTGCGGGGTTCCATGGTCTCCGCGCTTGCAGGAGGCCCTTCAGATTCTGGGCAGTCTGGCCAAAAGGCACCTGGCATGA
- a CDS encoding PA2169 family four-helix-bundle protein produces MSTLSTLHNLIQILKDGQEGFRTASEDISNSELKTLFSSYSLQRSKFAGELQALAHELGEQDPPSSGSVAGVLHRGWIDLKAALMSRDEHAVLAECERGEDAAVAAYRKAIEEDDLPANILSILQIQFMDIKSAHDNVRNLRDSRKAA; encoded by the coding sequence ATGAGCACTCTATCTACCCTCCATAACCTCATTCAAATCCTCAAAGACGGCCAGGAAGGCTTTCGCACCGCCTCCGAGGACATCAGCAACTCCGAACTGAAAACGCTCTTCAGCAGCTACTCGCTGCAACGCAGCAAGTTTGCCGGTGAACTGCAAGCCCTCGCTCACGAGCTGGGCGAACAAGACCCTCCATCCTCCGGCTCTGTCGCAGGGGTTCTTCACCGCGGCTGGATCGACCTCAAAGCCGCGCTGATGAGCCGGGATGAGCACGCCGTGCTGGCGGAGTGCGAACGTGGCGAGGACGCCGCTGTCGCCGCGTATCGCAAGGCCATCGAAGAAGATGACCTGCCTGCCAACATCCTGTCCATCCTGCAAATCCAGTTCATGGACATCAAGAGCGCACACGACAACGTGCGAAATCTGCGCGACAGCCGGAAGGCCGCTTAG